The Nonlabens spongiae genome contains a region encoding:
- a CDS encoding restriction endonuclease subunit S encodes MGKEFEKEFKKTETNGGQLMTYFQQDKSADILMLYASKLDKNKIQFKNEIIKIEEHYRQAGNVEDVYDRWNKVTNTNGIFDDWVKPYLFESKKLTKKDLKPLNEEDSKKIFHEFLSILRKHSVSDKPNAFNKIFNLFLAKIFDEKKRDDKELDFQWKEHKDNAVDFQIRLINLYKSGMYDFLKKEVRGISDDMFSYKTQKELEEKKKHILLFNKVYDIKDVFDEETFEDNQKVLKEVVQLLQKFQIRYPRKQQHLSDFFERLLTTGLKQEAGQFFTPPPITRFIVRSLPISQYIKKQLNQSIPELPAVIDYSVGSGHFLTEVMEEYQRVIENDIDTSKLETDDAETNVNAWRINKYDWASKYVYGIEKDYRLVKVAKVGCYFYGDGLAQVIHGDGLDSFKHSKSYRGLLKKNAEKPQFSFIVSNPPYSVSSFKGDLKNASANQDFKLFDSLSDRSSEIECLFIERTKQLLKTDGIAAIILPSSILSNSGLYSQAREIILKAFDIIAITELGSGTFMATGTNTVTLFLKRREDTIAEQVEKSLATFFTNLKDITINGIEKPIEKYVSHVWENISFQDYKTLLNKKPNEAIKQHEIFNEYNKKIKAKSEEGRWSKILEIEKDKLLYFILTYNQKVVLVKTGQKAKEKQFLGYDFSNRRGNEGMHPIKRSKTIDECTRLYDMKSFTNENKASTYIYRAFTESKFDLEIPETLQKNVSYQNLIDMLTFDRADFEQNISLSVKKKVKIQTKWNVFPLKEFVNLQNGFAFKSADYVESSTVLNFRQANIRLKGVLDLDYKKTFLPDNFSEKYKDFILKDGDIVIAMTDMNSDLNLLAIPTIFKNTSKTTFLLNQRVGKFINFKLDKIIPSYLNSILKSEISRTQLRNLGFGSVQFNLSKTDLLNFKIPLPPLNIQQKIVDEIEVLEKQEQDLQNKILRHKEHINTSLETLFNKSTKSVRLSDTDIFETKIGKRVLKSEISNQGKYPVYSANVFQPFGFIDKEFLTDFSTSSVVWGIDGDWMVNVIPANKPFYPTDHCGYLRINQPIAKARYIAYCLDKEGQQIGFSRTKRASIDRIEGIKIPLPTMAEQEKVDIEIEKLEKEITEFEKQIAEIPKQKETILKKYLE; translated from the coding sequence TTGGGGAAAGAATTTGAAAAAGAGTTTAAAAAAACCGAAACAAATGGCGGTCAGTTAATGACCTATTTTCAACAAGACAAGTCTGCTGATATTTTGATGCTATATGCTTCTAAACTGGACAAAAATAAAATTCAATTTAAAAATGAAATCATAAAAATTGAGGAACATTACAGACAAGCTGGAAATGTAGAAGATGTTTATGATAGATGGAATAAAGTAACGAATACTAACGGAATATTTGACGATTGGGTAAAACCTTATTTGTTTGAAAGTAAGAAACTAACCAAAAAGGATTTAAAACCGTTAAACGAAGAAGATAGCAAAAAAATATTTCACGAATTTTTATCTATTCTTAGAAAACATTCTGTTTCAGACAAACCAAACGCATTTAATAAGATTTTTAATCTTTTTCTCGCTAAAATATTTGATGAAAAAAAGAGGGATGACAAGGAACTTGATTTTCAATGGAAAGAACATAAAGACAATGCAGTTGATTTTCAAATCAGACTTATAAACCTATACAAATCTGGGATGTATGACTTTTTGAAAAAAGAAGTTAGAGGAATTTCGGATGATATGTTTAGTTATAAAACTCAAAAAGAATTAGAAGAAAAAAAGAAACATATTTTACTATTCAATAAGGTTTACGACATAAAAGATGTTTTTGATGAAGAAACTTTTGAGGATAATCAAAAAGTATTAAAAGAAGTAGTTCAATTACTTCAAAAGTTTCAAATTCGTTATCCTAGAAAACAACAACATTTAAGTGATTTCTTTGAACGTCTTTTAACAACTGGTTTAAAACAAGAAGCTGGTCAGTTTTTTACGCCACCACCAATTACACGTTTCATAGTTCGCTCATTACCTATTTCTCAATACATAAAGAAACAGTTAAACCAATCAATTCCGGAACTTCCTGCTGTAATTGATTATAGTGTTGGTAGTGGTCACTTCTTAACCGAAGTAATGGAAGAATACCAACGTGTTATTGAAAATGACATTGATACCTCAAAGTTAGAAACTGATGATGCCGAAACAAACGTAAATGCTTGGAGAATTAACAAATACGACTGGGCAAGTAAATATGTGTATGGTATAGAAAAAGATTATCGTTTAGTAAAAGTTGCAAAAGTTGGTTGTTATTTTTACGGAGATGGTTTAGCACAAGTTATTCACGGAGATGGTTTGGATAGTTTTAAACATTCCAAAAGTTACAGAGGACTTTTAAAGAAAAATGCAGAAAAACCTCAATTTTCGTTTATTGTTTCTAATCCGCCATATTCTGTAAGTTCTTTTAAAGGTGATTTGAAAAACGCTTCTGCTAATCAGGATTTTAAATTGTTTGACAGCCTAAGCGATAGAAGTTCTGAAATAGAATGTTTGTTTATTGAACGAACTAAACAATTACTAAAAACAGACGGAATTGCAGCCATAATATTACCAAGTTCTATTTTAAGTAATTCGGGTTTGTATTCACAAGCAAGAGAGATTATTTTAAAAGCTTTTGATATTATAGCCATTACAGAACTAGGCTCTGGTACTTTTATGGCAACTGGCACAAATACGGTTACTTTATTTTTAAAACGTAGAGAAGATACAATTGCTGAACAAGTAGAAAAATCTTTAGCTACATTCTTTACTAATCTTAAAGACATTACCATAAACGGTATTGAAAAACCAATAGAGAAATATGTATCTCACGTTTGGGAAAACATTTCTTTTCAAGACTATAAAACTTTATTGAACAAAAAACCGAATGAAGCTATAAAGCAACACGAAATATTTAATGAGTACAACAAAAAGATAAAAGCCAAGAGCGAAGAAGGTAGATGGAGTAAAATACTAGAAATAGAAAAAGACAAATTACTTTATTTTATTCTAACATATAATCAAAAAGTTGTTTTAGTTAAAACAGGACAAAAAGCAAAAGAAAAACAGTTTCTAGGTTATGATTTTAGTAATCGCAGAGGAAATGAAGGTATGCACCCAATAAAGCGTAGCAAAACCATTGATGAATGCACACGGCTTTATGATATGAAAAGTTTCACTAACGAAAATAAAGCTAGCACCTATATTTATAGAGCATTTACAGAAAGTAAGTTCGATTTAGAAATTCCCGAAACGCTTCAAAAAAATGTAAGCTATCAAAACTTAATTGATATGCTAACATTTGACCGAGCAGATTTTGAACAAAATATTTCGCTTTCGGTTAAAAAAAAAGTAAAAATTCAGACTAAGTGGAATGTGTTCCCACTCAAAGAATTTGTTAATCTTCAAAATGGTTTTGCTTTCAAAAGTGCTGATTATGTTGAAAGTTCAACCGTTTTGAATTTTAGACAAGCAAATATTAGACTAAAAGGAGTATTAGATTTAGATTATAAAAAAACTTTTTTACCTGATAACTTTTCAGAAAAGTACAAAGATTTCATTTTAAAAGACGGAGATATTGTTATTGCAATGACTGATATGAATAGTGATTTAAATCTACTTGCAATTCCCACTATTTTTAAAAACACAAGCAAAACTACTTTTCTTTTGAACCAAAGGGTTGGTAAGTTTATTAATTTCAAACTTGATAAAATTATCCCTAGCTATCTAAATAGTATTTTAAAATCTGAAATTAGCAGAACTCAACTTAGAAACTTAGGTTTTGGAAGTGTTCAATTTAATTTATCTAAAACAGATTTACTTAATTTTAAAATACCACTTCCACCGTTAAATATTCAACAAAAAATAGTTGATGAAATTGAGGTTTTAGAAAAGCAAGAGCAAGATTTGCAAAATAAAATACTAAGGCATAAAGAACACATTAATACTTCTTTAGAAACTTTGTTTAATAAATCGACTAAATCTGTACGATTAAGCGACACAGATATTTTTGAAACTAAAATTGGAAAAAGAGTTTTAAAAAGTGAAATAAGTAATCAAGGTAAATATCCAGTTTATAGTGCTAATGTTTTTCAACCTTTTGGATTTATAGATAAAGAATTTTTAACCGATTTTTCAACTTCTTCGGTAGTTTGGGGAATAGATGGTGATTGGATGGTAAATGTAATTCCTGCGAATAAACCATTTTACCCAACCGACCATTGTGGTTATTTAAGAATTAATCAACCAATAGCAAAAGCTAGATATATTGCATATTGTTTAGACAAAGAAGGACAGCAAATTGGATTTTCGAGAACAAAAAGAGCTTCAATAGATAGAATCGAAGGAATTAAAATTCCACTTCCTACAATGGCAGAACAGGAAAAAGTTGATATTGAAATTGAAAAGTTAGAGAAAGAAATTACGGAATTTGAAAAACAAATAGCTGAAATTCCAAAACAGAAAGAAACGATATTGAAAAAGTATTTGGAATAA
- a CDS encoding superoxide dismutase translates to MDRKEFLRNTAILGGATILPMNNVFSQNVTENGIDRLVDSNGNFIQKSLPYNKTFLEPHMDEETLHLHFEFHHGGAVKGANTDLIKIKEHLKSGDLDQVDLWTRKLAYHFSSHVLHSIFWTNLTNKKTEPKTELLKQIEKDFGSFDKLKSYIGKISKTVEGSGWGILGYQPYSDSLTLLQCENHQKLTQWGVVPILVIDVWEHAYYLKYKNKRADFVDTVLEIINWDNVADRFMTAKRLTK, encoded by the coding sequence ATGGACAGAAAAGAATTTTTAAGAAACACGGCAATTTTAGGTGGAGCGACAATCCTACCAATGAACAACGTTTTTTCACAAAATGTAACGGAAAACGGAATTGACAGATTAGTGGACAGTAATGGAAATTTCATTCAAAAATCACTTCCATACAATAAAACTTTTTTGGAGCCACATATGGATGAAGAAACCTTACATCTGCACTTTGAATTTCATCACGGTGGAGCAGTAAAAGGGGCAAACACAGATTTGATTAAAATTAAGGAACATCTAAAATCGGGCGATTTAGACCAAGTGGATTTGTGGACCCGAAAGTTAGCTTACCACTTTTCAAGCCACGTGCTTCATTCCATCTTTTGGACGAACTTAACGAATAAAAAAACTGAACCCAAAACTGAACTCTTAAAACAGATAGAAAAGGATTTCGGTTCATTTGACAAACTGAAAAGCTATATCGGGAAAATATCAAAAACTGTAGAAGGAAGCGGTTGGGGTATTTTGGGTTACCAACCTTATTCGGATAGCTTGACATTGTTACAATGCGAAAATCATCAAAAATTAACACAATGGGGAGTTGTTCCGATTTTGGTGATTGATGTTTGGGAACACGCCTATTATTTGAAATACAAAAATAAAAGAGCCGATTTTGTTGATACAGTTCTTGAAATTATCAATTGGGACAATGTAGCTGACCGATTTATGACAGCAAAACGACTGACAAAATAA
- a CDS encoding DUF305 domain-containing protein: MENEHNSKKKYGKFFAMIATSMIAMFFLMYTHSYQIIDHFWFSETRLFMTIIMGGSMIIIMLLYMLNMYKSKKANTAIFGLGALMIIGAIWLVRSQVTVTDTDYMEGMIPHHSIAILTSERAKIKDVRVRKLADDIIKAQRKEIMEMEWLIKDIKENGIVETELEKEERPVPNFKGKLDQETKDIEIE, from the coding sequence ATGGAAAACGAACATAACAGTAAAAAGAAATACGGGAAATTTTTTGCAATGATTGCGACTTCAATGATTGCAATGTTTTTTTTAATGTACACTCATTCTTATCAAATAATCGACCACTTTTGGTTTAGTGAAACTCGATTATTTATGACCATTATTATGGGTGGCTCAATGATAATCATTATGCTTCTCTATATGCTTAATATGTATAAGAGTAAAAAAGCTAACACTGCAATATTTGGATTGGGAGCTTTGATGATAATTGGAGCAATTTGGTTGGTAAGGAGTCAGGTAACTGTAACTGATACCGATTATATGGAAGGAATGATTCCACATCATTCAATTGCGATATTGACGAGCGAAAGAGCAAAAATAAAAGACGTTAGAGTTCGAAAACTTGCAGACGACATTATTAAAGCTCAACGCAAAGAAATTATGGAAATGGAATGGTTGATTAAAGACATTAAAGAGAACGGAATTGTCGAAACTGAGTTAGAGAAAGAAGAGAGACCAGTTCCAAATTTTAAAGGAAAGTTAGACCAAGAAACAAAAGATATTGAAATTGAATAA
- a CDS encoding DUF3883 domain-containing protein, giving the protein MNQEIRKYLIDQCVLGQPIYYEDVAKKLNLNLALDKDRSVLSKTLGEISAYEYENGRPLISSIAIYKTANDHGNGFYNLCEELGIGKATKLKRDYFGFTALENSKKFWNNEFNYQQFYDLKTPVYNSQDNPFINIDEIEFFRKWVNKVYDKSNNDHYFAKEYLLETVWSKTKFWSEEIIKRLDNYETSNKRMWSKRDWEDGKRVSTFKPYTWARIFKKGHKSKDIFFTVGIDPLQHALVYKLDYYHEGDSKLSVEQKELCKKYIPESLKWNEINETELNEWNWETLIKEMVEFISSNSHHYDQVVKMVWGSEDLNSVFTNNLTLRDFPNGGFSELPKLNPSFKGADIDFDKKRKDDKELGDFGEELVLDYEKNKLKEKGLNDFIDKVKIAKDGEGYDILSFDENGNEICIEVKTTKGNEKTPFYLSQNEKLFFEKNFNKYMIYRLYNYDLDNNYADFFIIKDFDKELLFQPTEFKVYLKKQ; this is encoded by the coding sequence ATGAACCAAGAAATTAGAAAATACCTAATAGACCAATGTGTTTTAGGACAACCAATCTACTATGAAGACGTAGCCAAAAAACTGAATTTGAATTTAGCACTTGACAAGGACAGAAGTGTTCTCAGCAAAACATTGGGCGAAATTTCAGCTTACGAATACGAAAATGGAAGACCTCTAATTAGTTCGATAGCGATTTACAAAACTGCAAATGACCACGGCAACGGCTTTTACAATTTGTGTGAAGAACTTGGAATAGGAAAAGCAACCAAATTAAAGAGAGACTATTTTGGTTTTACCGCTCTTGAAAACTCAAAAAAGTTTTGGAATAATGAGTTTAACTACCAGCAATTTTATGACTTAAAAACACCAGTTTATAACTCACAAGACAACCCTTTTATCAATATTGACGAAATAGAATTTTTCAGAAAATGGGTCAATAAAGTTTATGATAAATCCAACAATGACCATTATTTTGCAAAAGAATATCTTTTAGAAACTGTTTGGTCTAAAACCAAATTTTGGTCTGAAGAGATAATTAAAAGACTTGATAATTACGAGACTTCAAATAAAAGAATGTGGAGTAAACGTGATTGGGAAGATGGAAAAAGAGTTTCAACGTTCAAGCCATACACTTGGGCAAGAATTTTCAAAAAAGGACATAAATCAAAGGACATTTTTTTTACTGTTGGTATTGACCCATTGCAACACGCTTTAGTTTATAAATTAGATTATTATCACGAAGGAGATTCAAAATTATCAGTAGAACAAAAAGAATTATGCAAAAAATACATTCCTGAAAGTTTAAAATGGAACGAGATAAACGAAACGGAACTTAACGAGTGGAATTGGGAAACTCTTATTAAAGAAATGGTAGAATTTATTTCTTCCAATTCTCACCACTATGACCAAGTCGTTAAAATGGTTTGGGGTAGTGAAGATTTAAACTCTGTTTTTACCAACAACTTGACCTTACGCGATTTTCCCAATGGCGGATTTTCAGAACTACCAAAATTAAATCCTTCTTTCAAAGGAGCAGATATTGACTTCGATAAAAAAAGGAAAGATGATAAAGAGCTTGGAGATTTTGGCGAAGAATTGGTTTTAGATTATGAAAAAAACAAACTCAAAGAAAAAGGACTAAATGACTTCATTGACAAAGTGAAAATCGCTAAAGATGGAGAAGGATATGATATTCTCTCATTTGATGAAAACGGTAACGAGATTTGCATTGAAGTAAAAACAACAAAAGGTAATGAGAAAACACCGTTTTATTTAAGCCAAAATGAAAAGTTATTCTTCGAAAAAAACTTTAATAAGTATATGATATATCGACTATACAATTATGATTTGGATAATAATTATGCGGACTTTTTCATAATCAAGGATTTCGATAAAGAACTTCTTTTTCAACCAACTGAATTTAAGGTTTACTTGAAAAAACAATAA
- a CDS encoding ArsR/SmtB family transcription factor codes for MENNSCIRQQADIEQINRCKDTVSELIESFDYLANGLSLVGNNVRLKILYLLFQEKRLCVCDLSDILGMNISAISQHLRKMKDRNLLQTERDAQTIFYSLTAEYEKMLNPFFEILDKNKILETI; via the coding sequence ATGGAAAATAATTCTTGCATAAGACAACAAGCCGATATTGAACAAATAAATCGTTGCAAAGACACAGTTTCGGAATTAATCGAATCGTTCGACTATTTGGCGAACGGACTTTCATTAGTCGGAAATAACGTTCGACTGAAAATACTTTACCTACTCTTTCAGGAAAAAAGACTTTGTGTTTGTGATTTAAGCGACATTCTCGGAATGAACATTTCTGCTATTTCTCAACATTTGAGAAAAATGAAAGACCGAAACCTATTACAAACAGAAAGAGATGCTCAAACGATTTTTTATTCACTTACGGCTGAATACGAAAAAATGCTAAACCCATTTTTTGAGATACTTGATAAAAACAAAATTTTAGAAACGATATGA
- the merTP gene encoding mercuric transport protein MerTP — MKSENKLIGAGLLMAITASLCCITPVLALIAGTSGIVSTFSWIEPFRPYLIGLTILVLGFAWYQKLKPQKEIDCDCETDEKPKFIQSKKFLGIVTVFAIVMLAFPYYSGIFYPNTEKQIIVVDKSDIKTTEFKISGMTCASCEEHVNHEVNKLNGIVNSKASYENGNAIVEFDKTKTNETEIEKAINSTGYKVTDKKEN, encoded by the coding sequence ATGAAAAGTGAAAACAAATTAATCGGTGCAGGTTTGTTAATGGCAATTACAGCTTCTTTATGTTGTATTACACCAGTTTTGGCTCTTATCGCAGGAACAAGTGGAATTGTTTCAACATTTTCTTGGATAGAACCTTTTAGACCATATTTAATTGGACTGACAATTTTAGTTCTTGGCTTTGCTTGGTATCAAAAACTTAAACCTCAAAAAGAAATAGACTGTGATTGTGAGACGGACGAAAAACCAAAATTTATTCAATCAAAAAAGTTTTTAGGTATTGTAACAGTATTTGCAATTGTAATGTTGGCTTTCCCATATTATTCTGGAATTTTTTACCCAAACACAGAAAAACAAATAATTGTAGTTGACAAATCGGACATTAAAACAACGGAATTTAAAATCAGCGGAATGACTTGTGCCAGTTGCGAAGAACACGTCAATCACGAAGTAAACAAACTCAACGGAATTGTAAACTCAAAAGCGTCTTATGAAAATGGAAATGCAATCGTTGAATTTGACAAAACCAAAACCAATGAAACGGAAATTGAGAAAGCAATTAACTCAACAGGTTATAAAGTAACCGACAAAAAAGAAAATTAA
- a CDS encoding GDCCVxC domain-containing (seleno)protein gives METILKSEITCPNCGHKKVEDMPTNACQFFYECENCKKVLKPKEGDCCVYCSYGTVACPPIQENKSCC, from the coding sequence ATGGAAACTATATTAAAATCTGAAATAACTTGTCCAAACTGCGGACATAAAAAAGTGGAAGATATGCCAACAAACGCTTGTCAATTTTTCTACGAATGCGAAAATTGTAAAAAGGTTTTAAAACCAAAAGAGGGAGATTGTTGTGTTTATTGTTCTTATGGAACAGTAGCTTGTCCACCAATTCAAGAAAATAAAAGTTGTTGTTAA
- the udk gene encoding uridine kinase, with the protein MLIIGIAGGTGSGKTTVVDQVAHEFPDHEVTVISQDSYYKDTSELTYEERVKINFDHPESIDFDLLEQHLLDLKNGKSIDQPVYSFVEHNRTGETIKTAPSKVIIVEGILILTMPRIRRLFDIKVYIDCDSDERLIRRLKRDIADRGRDLDEVLDRYQTTLKPMHQQFIEPTKAYADVIIPTNRFNTVGVKILRSIIDQKLA; encoded by the coding sequence ATGCTCATCATAGGAATCGCTGGAGGAACGGGAAGTGGTAAAACTACAGTGGTAGATCAAGTGGCTCACGAGTTTCCAGATCACGAGGTAACCGTTATTTCACAAGATTCTTACTACAAGGATACCAGTGAACTCACTTATGAGGAACGTGTAAAAATCAACTTTGATCATCCAGAATCCATAGATTTTGACTTGCTCGAGCAGCATCTACTAGACCTTAAAAATGGTAAAAGCATCGATCAACCGGTCTATTCTTTTGTGGAGCACAACCGTACTGGGGAAACCATAAAAACGGCTCCGAGTAAAGTGATTATCGTGGAGGGAATTTTGATCCTGACCATGCCTCGCATCAGGAGATTATTTGATATTAAGGTTTATATAGATTGTGACAGCGATGAGCGCCTCATCAGGAGGCTCAAAAGAGACATCGCAGACCGTGGGCGAGACCTTGATGAAGTTCTAGATCGCTACCAGACTACCTTAAAACCTATGCACCAGCAATTTATAGAGCCCACTAAAGCTTATGCCGATGTCATAATACCTACCAATAGATTCAATACGGTGGGTGTTAAAATCTTGCGCTCCATCATCGATCAGAAGCTAGCTTAA
- a CDS encoding septum formation initiator, giving the protein MKWSELKRKKGFRILTNKYLVILVVFAIWIFFLDGSAWLTSHREIDKQIAEQEEAIRYYREGIARDSAKLKQLRSAEGLETFARERYFMKRTEEEVFIIEFEDSLKQKENE; this is encoded by the coding sequence ATGAAATGGTCAGAACTTAAAAGGAAAAAGGGATTTAGAATACTGACTAACAAGTATCTAGTTATTCTTGTAGTTTTTGCTATATGGATATTTTTCCTGGACGGCAGTGCCTGGCTTACCTCCCATCGAGAGATTGATAAACAAATCGCTGAACAAGAGGAAGCCATACGCTATTATCGTGAAGGGATCGCCAGAGACAGTGCAAAACTCAAACAACTGCGCAGCGCAGAGGGACTGGAGACTTTTGCCCGTGAGCGTTACTTTATGAAACGTACAGAAGAAGAGGTCTTCATCATAGAATTTGAAGACAGCCTAAAACAAAAAGAGAATGAGTAA
- a CDS encoding methylmalonyl-CoA mutase subunit beta, whose translation MSKRLFEDFEGVSEAQWKQKIQYDLKGADYNDTLISTTPDGIHIKPFYHSESSEAHEIPFTATQTGDWYVSQKIYAYSAETANLKAKNALKRGAEGVVLVIPNPEIDAEVLLKSLPEVGIQIHLEFFDLEYIENLNKLALKAYIHIDPIHRLASTGNWFASREKDLKSLIDYLKISDGYFSNITVNTNVYQQAGATTVQELGYFLAHLNEYLNVLEQAEEITDFTTTRFDFAQRPNHSDHGKAKRINLDTTTGSDYFMEIAKYRAYRVLTKSLGNEYGIENLECYISASPSMRNKTLLDYNVNMLRTTTECMSAVLGGADTVYNLPYDAFFNKPNEFGERISRNQLLVLKEEAYFNNVGNAAEGSYYIETLTQQLVEKALELFKQLESAGGLISSLHEGSIQRKIKESADREQQALKHGDKVLVGATKYPNADQPLLKEYEILPFVKIEPRKTLIEPIVQKRLMEEKEKEEMRKL comes from the coding sequence ATGAGTAAGAGATTATTTGAAGATTTTGAAGGAGTCAGTGAGGCGCAATGGAAACAAAAAATCCAGTACGACCTCAAAGGCGCCGACTATAACGACACCCTCATCTCCACCACGCCAGACGGCATCCACATCAAGCCGTTCTATCACAGTGAGTCGTCAGAGGCGCACGAGATTCCTTTCACTGCTACTCAAACTGGCGACTGGTACGTATCTCAAAAAATCTACGCCTACAGTGCAGAAACCGCTAATCTCAAAGCTAAAAATGCCCTTAAAAGAGGTGCTGAAGGTGTTGTACTGGTTATCCCAAACCCTGAAATTGACGCCGAAGTTTTACTTAAGAGTTTGCCAGAAGTTGGCATTCAGATTCATCTGGAATTTTTTGATCTGGAGTACATCGAGAACCTGAACAAGCTCGCTCTCAAAGCATACATTCACATAGATCCCATTCATCGGCTGGCGAGCACGGGAAATTGGTTTGCTTCAAGAGAAAAAGATCTCAAATCACTTATTGACTACCTAAAAATCTCTGACGGATATTTTTCAAACATTACCGTGAATACCAATGTGTATCAGCAAGCTGGTGCCACGACCGTTCAGGAACTTGGATATTTTCTTGCGCATCTCAACGAGTATTTAAATGTACTGGAGCAGGCTGAAGAAATTACAGATTTCACTACCACTCGCTTCGACTTCGCTCAGCGACCGAATCACAGCGACCACGGGAAAGCAAAAAGAATCAATCTAGACACAACGACTGGCAGCGATTACTTTATGGAAATCGCAAAATACCGCGCCTACCGCGTGCTTACCAAATCACTGGGTAATGAATACGGCATTGAAAATCTCGAGTGCTACATATCCGCCAGTCCTAGCATGAGAAATAAAACCCTTCTTGATTATAATGTCAATATGTTGCGCACTACTACGGAATGTATGAGTGCAGTTTTGGGAGGCGCAGACACCGTTTACAACTTACCGTATGATGCCTTTTTCAATAAGCCTAATGAATTTGGGGAGCGTATTTCCAGAAATCAATTGCTGGTTTTAAAGGAAGAAGCCTATTTCAATAATGTAGGAAACGCAGCAGAAGGATCTTATTACATCGAGACCCTCACGCAGCAACTGGTAGAAAAGGCACTGGAACTCTTTAAACAATTAGAGTCAGCCGGTGGATTGATTTCCTCTTTACATGAAGGCAGCATACAGCGCAAGATCAAAGAAAGCGCAGATCGTGAGCAGCAAGCTTTGAAGCACGGCGATAAAGTGCTCGTGGGAGCCACAAAATATCCCAATGCTGATCAGCCGCTACTAAAAGAGTATGAAATATTGCCTTTCGTAAAGATTGAGCCTAGAAAGACCTTAATCGAACCTATTGTACAGAAAAGGTTGATGGAGGAAAAGGAGAAGGAAGAAATGAGAAAATTATAG
- a CDS encoding GIY-YIG nuclease family protein — protein sequence MKPKSKIKLQMPIGYMYILECGNGTYYTGSTIDLEKRIEEHKIGQGANHTKKHGVDKLVYYEEYPRIDLAFNREKQVQKWRREKKEALILGKHQNLPELAKAYRDL from the coding sequence ATGAAGCCTAAGAGTAAAATTAAATTGCAAATGCCGATAGGCTATATGTACATACTAGAGTGCGGAAATGGCACCTACTACACCGGTAGCACTATTGATTTGGAAAAAAGAATAGAAGAGCATAAAATTGGTCAAGGAGCGAATCATACTAAAAAACATGGAGTTGATAAATTGGTTTACTATGAAGAGTATCCTAGAATAGATCTTGCATTCAACCGAGAAAAGCAAGTTCAAAAATGGCGCAGAGAAAAGAAGGAAGCCTTAATTTTGGGCAAGCATCAAAATTTGCCTGAACTGGCGAAGGCTTATAGAGACTTGTAA